The genome window CTTTTAATTTTTATAAACTTTCTAATTATCTATTTTTCAAATAAAAAAGTTGCAAGAAAAAATCTCACAACCTTTTATCAAATTATTTTTTAGTTTAAAAATATTATTTTAATTTACTATCCAATCTGAATAACCAAATTTGACTTTCTCTTTCAGACTCACTATTTTGTTCCATTCCTATTTTTATTTTTTTAACAGCTTTACCTTTGTATAAAAATTCTTTCTTATCTCCATCGTAAACATAGTCATCTATCTCTGAATTTTTATTTTCTGAGTCTTCGATTTTTGTTTGAAGTCCAAAATCATTATCATTTACAACTACTATTGTTTTTCCATCTGGTAAAATAGTAAGTCCCTCTGCTTTTTCTATATCCCAACCATATTTTCTTAAGTCAATTAAAAGTTCTTTTTTTACTGGTTTTAAATCTTTTAATTTTCCATATTCAAGATCTCCATTATTTTCTATTTCATCTGCACCATTTATATCTACCATATAGATTAAATTTTGCATCTCTCCATTTTGTTTACCTTGTTCTATTATTAAAAATTTTCCATCCCCCACTGAACAGATATCACCTATCTTAGCATTTCCAAAATTCTTATAATTTTTATCTACCGGATAAGCATACATTATTGTTTTCTTTGTTTGAGGATTAAATCTAACTATTCTTGTATAAGCTGCACTTTTCTTTGTCTCTCCATTTATATCCATTGGACTTTGCACTGTTGCATATACATCTCCATTTTCATCTATTGTTAATCCTTCAAATCCTCTGTTTGGAACTCTATATTTTAATATTTCTGGTAATCCCTCTTTTGGACCATATTTTTCAATTATTCTTCCATCTTTAGTTGCTTTTACTATAAATGGCCCATACTCATCACATAACCAAAAGTTTCCATCTTTGTCTACTGCTATTCCCTCTGTATCAA of Fusobacterium perfoetens contains these proteins:
- a CDS encoding esterase-like activity of phytase family protein, whose amino-acid sequence is MKKIIFLSLIVSSMLYADVVKVEKHIVNSGDYRISYDGKEIEFLTGINPGYGSALTFKGLDKNGNLEFYAVTDRGPNADAPKYVENGKKFPGKFFPVPDFTPSIGVIKVTKDKSQVVESIPLKNYRNEKISGRVIPEGIVGSTGEVALNFDMNKLSNDFDGLDTEGIAVDKDGNFWLCDEYGPFIVKATKDGRIIEKYGPKEGLPEILKYRVPNRGFEGLTIDENGDVYATVQSPMDINGETKKSAAYTRIVRFNPQTKKTIMYAYPVDKNYKNFGNAKIGDICSVGDGKFLIIEQGKQNGEMQNLIYMVDINGADEIENNGDLEYGKLKDLKPVKKELLIDLRKYGWDIEKAEGLTILPDGKTIVVVNDNDFGLQTKIEDSENKNSEIDDYVYDGDKKEFLYKGKAVKKIKIGMEQNSESERESQIWLFRLDSKLK